In a single window of the Halobaculum lipolyticum genome:
- the nasA gene encoding assimilatory nitrate reductase NasA has product MRCAVGCGHLQLGVDSGYGVGSVRGDVAHPVNRGLACQRGIRESADPDGEWLTRPLVREDGDLHPTTWDVALDRAVTGLGAAAVGDPDGVAVLGSGQQTNEAAYALGKLARGGLGTRFYDANTTLCMASAVRAYYDAFGSDAPPCTYEDIDGAATHVVWGANPAVAHPVMFRWIAESARTDGSRLVVVDPVATETADVADDHVAPDPGTDLALARAVLARVVERGDVERAFVAEATTGFETLADRLPDSEAAAAEAGVDAGTVDLLADALADPTLVYWGMGVNQSVQGTDTAAALIDMCLATGNLGPGTGPFSLTGQANSMGTRICSSKGSWPGQRPFDDPAERRLIAEAWDVPVDRLPDDTGPGPVGTLEAVDDGPVEAVYAVATNPVAGMPDATAVRERLDDAFLVVQDAFHTETVDHADVVLPAATWGESDGTTTNMERRVSRVRPATDLPPDVRTDLDTITTLGERLAPGLFPASDPEAVFEEFAALTAGTPADCSGISYDRLDEAGAVRWPAPDALSEGGYRYRTDPGGWEFETPSGLARFSSAVDGDLAEPTDDDYPLTLTTAREADGYNTGVRSRGGASEPAPRARVHPDTLAEAGVEPPATADRGADADRGADADREAAATLGSRRGAIPVRPEPDPAVPTGLVWLPIHHPRTNEVTLPATDPKSDEPNLKQCAVRLTPGAPEEAVPGREPAAVDAGVSGGD; this is encoded by the coding sequence ATGCGGTGTGCGGTGGGCTGCGGTCACCTCCAGTTGGGCGTCGACAGCGGCTACGGCGTCGGCTCCGTCCGCGGCGACGTCGCCCACCCGGTGAACCGCGGACTCGCCTGCCAGCGCGGGATCCGCGAGTCGGCCGACCCCGACGGCGAGTGGCTCACCCGGCCGCTCGTGCGGGAGGACGGCGACCTCCACCCGACGACGTGGGACGTGGCGCTCGACCGGGCCGTGACCGGTCTCGGCGCCGCTGCGGTCGGCGACCCCGACGGCGTCGCCGTGCTCGGCAGCGGCCAGCAGACGAACGAGGCGGCGTACGCGCTCGGCAAGCTCGCGCGCGGCGGTCTCGGCACGCGCTTCTACGACGCCAACACGACGCTGTGTATGGCCAGCGCGGTGAGGGCCTACTACGACGCCTTCGGTAGCGACGCGCCGCCGTGCACGTACGAGGACATCGACGGCGCGGCCACCCACGTCGTGTGGGGCGCCAACCCCGCGGTCGCCCACCCGGTCATGTTCCGGTGGATCGCCGAGAGCGCCCGGACGGACGGCTCGCGGCTGGTCGTCGTCGACCCGGTCGCCACCGAGACCGCCGACGTCGCCGACGACCACGTCGCTCCCGACCCCGGGACGGATCTGGCGCTCGCCCGGGCGGTGCTCGCCCGCGTCGTCGAGCGCGGCGACGTCGAGCGCGCGTTCGTAGCCGAGGCGACGACCGGGTTCGAGACGTTGGCCGACCGGCTCCCGGACAGCGAGGCCGCGGCCGCCGAGGCCGGCGTCGACGCCGGGACCGTCGACCTGCTCGCGGACGCCCTCGCCGACCCGACGCTCGTCTACTGGGGGATGGGTGTCAACCAGAGCGTGCAGGGGACCGACACCGCCGCCGCGCTGATCGACATGTGTCTCGCCACCGGAAACCTCGGACCCGGGACCGGCCCGTTCTCCCTGACGGGGCAGGCGAACTCGATGGGCACGCGGATCTGCTCGTCGAAGGGGTCGTGGCCCGGCCAGCGCCCGTTCGACGACCCCGCCGAGCGCCGGCTGATCGCGGAGGCGTGGGACGTTCCCGTCGACCGGCTCCCCGACGACACCGGACCGGGACCGGTCGGCACGCTGGAGGCCGTCGACGACGGCCCCGTCGAGGCGGTGTACGCCGTCGCGACGAACCCCGTCGCGGGGATGCCCGACGCGACCGCGGTCCGCGAGCGCCTCGACGACGCGTTCCTCGTCGTGCAGGACGCGTTCCACACGGAGACGGTCGACCACGCCGACGTGGTGTTGCCGGCGGCGACGTGGGGCGAGTCCGACGGGACGACGACGAACATGGAGCGGCGCGTCTCGCGGGTGCGCCCGGCGACCGACCTGCCGCCGGACGTCCGCACGGATCTGGACACGATCACCACCCTCGGCGAACGGCTCGCGCCGGGGCTGTTCCCCGCGAGCGACCCCGAAGCCGTGTTCGAGGAGTTCGCCGCCCTCACCGCCGGGACGCCGGCCGACTGCTCGGGCATCTCCTACGACCGCCTCGACGAGGCCGGCGCGGTGCGGTGGCCCGCGCCCGACGCGCTGTCTGAGGGCGGGTACCGCTACCGGACGGACCCGGGCGGCTGGGAGTTCGAGACGCCGTCGGGGCTGGCGCGCTTCTCCTCGGCCGTCGACGGCGACCTCGCGGAGCCGACCGACGACGACTACCCGCTCACGCTGACGACCGCCCGCGAGGCCGACGGCTACAACACCGGCGTCCGCTCGCGCGGCGGCGCGAGCGAGCCGGCGCCGCGAGCGCGGGTCCACCCGGACACGCTCGCCGAGGCGGGCGTCGAGCCACCCGCGACCGCCGACCGCGGCGCCGACGCCGACCGCGGCGCCGACGCCGACCGCGAGGCCGCCGCCACGCTCGGCTCACGCCGCGGGGCGATCCCGGTCCGCCCGGAGCCGGACCCGGCGGTGCCGACCGGGCTGGTGTGGCTCCCGATCCACCACCCGCGGACGAACGAGGTGACGCTGCCGGCGACGGACCCGAAGTCCGACGAGCCGAACCTGAAGCAGTGTGCGGTGCGGCTGACGCCGGGGGCGCCCGAGGAGGCGGTCCCCGGCCGCGAGCCGGCCGCCGTCGACGCGGGGGTGAGCGGCGGTGACTAA
- a CDS encoding nitrite/sulfite reductase, which produces MPHKKERWKDESYGDEVRERIEEFAERGWESIPEEEREAWFSRFKFWGVFHQRSGQESYFMLRLTNCGGVLEPGQLRAIGEVAREYASGPVDNPEFGDAWVDFTTRQSIQLHWLKLEDIPDVWERLEAVGVSSRSAGGDTMRNVSGCPVAGRDAAEYVETRPLLDRIQSELRGDDALANMPRKFNISVTGCREGCAQDAINDVALEPARKLVDGEAVRGFNVRAGGGLGGREPRRARSLDLFVRPENAYEVVREFVEYYHEEGNRDNRSKNRARFFVDERGTDAIRADLVERLDFEPAHAGTNLRDEYTYNAGRSPADGKHDHVGVHRQADGRNYVGLSVPVGRMGAEEAIELADLADEYGSGEVRLTRRQNPLIVDVPDDALDDLLAAPLLETHTPEPTLFDRGAIACTGTEFCSLALTETKVRMAVLLRWLRRNVETPDDVTQLKIHFSGCTADCGQAMTADIGLQGMRARKDGEMVEAMDVGVGGGIGTEPSFIEWTRQRVPADEVPGLIRNLVEAFAALRTPGQSFREWVDATGHETLVELAEPEETDYEDPCLHDAKQSWYPFADGDSPAPTDASGDPLPSDD; this is translated from the coding sequence ATGCCACACAAGAAAGAACGGTGGAAAGACGAGTCGTACGGCGACGAGGTACGGGAGCGGATCGAGGAGTTCGCCGAGCGCGGGTGGGAGTCGATCCCGGAGGAGGAGCGCGAGGCGTGGTTCTCGCGGTTCAAGTTCTGGGGCGTGTTCCACCAGCGCAGCGGCCAGGAGAGCTACTTCATGCTGCGGCTGACGAACTGCGGCGGGGTGTTGGAGCCGGGGCAACTGCGCGCCATCGGCGAGGTCGCCCGCGAGTACGCGAGCGGTCCGGTCGACAACCCCGAGTTCGGCGACGCGTGGGTCGACTTCACCACGCGGCAGTCGATCCAACTCCACTGGCTGAAGCTGGAGGACATCCCCGACGTCTGGGAGAGACTGGAGGCGGTCGGCGTCTCCTCGCGCTCGGCCGGCGGCGACACGATGCGCAACGTCAGCGGCTGCCCGGTCGCGGGGAGAGACGCCGCCGAGTACGTCGAGACCCGACCGCTGCTCGACCGGATCCAGTCGGAGTTGCGCGGCGACGACGCGCTCGCGAACATGCCCCGGAAGTTCAACATCTCCGTCACGGGCTGTCGCGAGGGGTGCGCCCAGGACGCGATCAACGACGTGGCGCTGGAGCCGGCCCGGAAGCTGGTCGACGGCGAGGCGGTCCGCGGCTTCAACGTCCGTGCCGGGGGCGGTCTCGGCGGACGGGAACCGCGCCGTGCGCGCTCGCTGGACCTGTTCGTCCGCCCGGAGAACGCCTACGAGGTGGTCCGGGAGTTCGTCGAGTACTACCACGAGGAGGGGAACCGCGACAACCGCAGCAAGAACCGCGCGCGCTTCTTCGTCGACGAGCGTGGGACGGACGCGATCCGGGCGGACCTGGTCGAGCGCCTCGACTTCGAGCCGGCCCACGCGGGCACGAACCTCCGCGACGAGTACACGTACAACGCCGGGCGCTCGCCGGCGGACGGGAAACACGACCACGTCGGCGTCCACCGGCAGGCCGACGGCCGCAACTACGTCGGCCTGTCGGTCCCTGTCGGCCGGATGGGCGCCGAGGAGGCGATCGAACTCGCCGACCTGGCAGACGAGTACGGATCCGGCGAGGTGCGGCTCACCCGCAGGCAGAACCCCCTGATCGTCGACGTGCCCGACGACGCGCTCGACGACCTGCTCGCGGCGCCGCTGCTGGAGACGCACACGCCCGAGCCGACGCTGTTCGACCGCGGCGCCATCGCCTGCACGGGGACGGAGTTCTGCTCGCTCGCGCTGACGGAGACGAAGGTCCGGATGGCCGTGCTGCTCCGGTGGCTCCGGCGCAACGTCGAGACGCCCGACGACGTGACACAGTTGAAGATCCACTTCTCCGGCTGTACCGCCGACTGCGGACAGGCCATGACCGCCGACATCGGGTTGCAGGGGATGCGCGCCCGCAAGGACGGCGAGATGGTCGAGGCGATGGACGTCGGCGTCGGCGGCGGCATCGGCACCGAGCCGTCGTTCATCGAGTGGACGCGCCAACGGGTGCCCGCCGACGAGGTGCCCGGGCTGATCCGCAACCTCGTGGAGGCGTTCGCCGCGCTGCGCACCCCCGGGCAGTCGTTCCGCGAGTGGGTCGACGCGACCGGCCACGAGACGCTGGTCGAACTCGCCGAGCCGGAGGAGACGGACTACGAGGACCCCTGTCTGCACGACGCCAAGCAGTCGTGGTACCCGTTCGCCGACGGCGACAGCCCCGCCCCGACGGACGCGAGCGGCGACCCCCTCCCGAGCGATGACTGA